One genomic region from Anopheles bellator chromosome 2, idAnoBellAS_SP24_06.2, whole genome shotgun sequence encodes:
- the LOC131211267 gene encoding DNA-binding protein K10, producing the protein MVNDGNKRGFNQMANRQRFKPGSGKQQQLPMNVRNMGAMLFDANQLGDNPGFLDFNDDSTSFGMNGAGNSNNGDSTDLTGDMNGLDSSQNGHNGNGNRRMNPSLKRPLKNTGNTGMRPRMNNGTNRAGNWVGPMGPPNVFSGPPRRGPMHAPPVSPPSFRGSGHSMGMRMRGPQNNRFGCGPPGPMSLLSMNPAIPPPIPPMGGQPMAPPLGMGRMMHPPHRHDGPMRRYGNGHFQARGMGPRMNNFVRDGARPNATFPMGANGNRPHPKQSNKEEYPLDKAWVTDEIRVEHQKKTDLVNRLKGHRDDALFAQFKVQRDKFVKMYETARLEFIGKHPEQDVDKILTETVCKKPRIENDTNTSATKTEAPASDGCVASATATSSHYSTDSTESATPSATCTNIASSAANATTSTIDTNECTEITSTSAIAATATDKLTESAAVEASGTEGTIA; encoded by the exons ATGGTGAACGACGGTAACAAGCGAGGATTCAACCAAATGGCCAATCGGCAACGCTTCAAACCGGGAAGCGGGAAACAACAGCAGCTTCCGATGAACGTGCGTAACATGGGCGCGATGCTGTTCGATGCGAATCAGCTCGGCGACAATCCCGGGTTCTTGGATTTCAACGATGACTCGACGAGCTTCGGGATGAACGGTGCCGGAAACAGCAACAATGGTGATTCCACAGATCTCACAGGGGATATGAATGGATTGGATAGCAGTCAGAATGGTCACAACGGGAACGGTAATCGACGGATGAATCCTAGCCTCAAGCGTCCTCTGAAAAACACTGGTAACACTGGGATGCGTCCCCGTATgaacaacggaacaaacaGGGCGGGCAATTGGGTGGGTCCGATGGGCCCCCCGAATGTGTTTTCAGGTCCTCCACGTCGTGGTCCAATGCATGCTCCCCCGGTATCGCCGCCATCGTTCCGCGGTTCCGGACACAGCATGGGAATGCGGATGCGAGGCCCACAGAACAACCGATTTGGATGCGGCCCGCCGGGACCGATGTCCTTGCTGTCAATGAACCCAGCCATACCACCTCCGATCCCACCGATGGGCGGTCAGCCGATGGCGCCGCCACTCGGCATGGGCCGTATGATGCATCCGCCGCACCGCCATGATGGGCCCATGCGGCGGTATGGAAACGGCCACTTTCAAGCCAGAGGGATGGGACCACGAATGAACAATTTCGTCCGTGATGGAGCCCGACCCAACGCAACGTTCCCGATGGGTGCGAATGGCAATCGGCCACACCCCAAACAGAGCAACAAGGAAGAATATCCACTCGATAAAGCGTGGGTTACGGACGAGATTAGGGTCGAGCATCAGAAGAAAACGGATCTCGTCAATCGGCTCAAGGGACACCGAGATGACGCCCTGTTCGCTCAGTTCAAGGTGCAACGGGATAAGTTTGTGAAAATGTACGAAACTGCCCGCCTCGAGTTCATAGGAAAACACCCGGAACAG GATGTTGATAAAATCTTGACCGAGACGGTATGCAAAAAGCCTCGTATTGAAAatgacacaaacacaagcgcTACTAAAACAGAAGCTCCTGCTTCTGATGGGTGCGTAGCATCGGCTACGGCCACTTCTTCCCACTATTCTACCGATTCAACAGAAAGTGCCACGCCGAGTGCCACTTGCACCAATAtcgcttcttctgctgccAATGCTACCACCAGCACTATCGATACCAATGAATGCACTGAAATCACTTCTACTTCTGCTATCGCCGCAACTGCAACCGATAAACTGACCGAATCAGCCGCCGTGGAAGCGTCCGGTACTGAGGGCACGATAGCGTAA
- the LOC131208295 gene encoding 6-phosphogluconate dehydrogenase, decarboxylating translates to MSTPKADIALIGLAVMGQNLILNMDSKGFVVCAYNRTVDKVTHFLANEAKGTKIIGATSLQDMVNKLKKPRKIMLLVKAGSAVDDFIKQLLPLIERGDVIIDGGNSEHQDSARRYEELKAKGILYVGSGVSGGEEGARYGPSLMPGGHPDAWPLIKDIFQAICAKSNGDPCCEWVGEGGAGHFVKMVHNGIEYGDMQLICEAYHLMLALGMTQKEMAQEFDEWNKGVLDSFLIEITRDILNYRDDEGYLLERIRDTAGQKGTGKWTAIAALHHGVPVTLIGEAVFSRCLSALKDERARASKQLAGPSTKPSVADRKQFLTHIRNALYCAKIVSYAQGFMLLREAADEYKWNLNYGGIALMWRGGCIIRSVFLGNIRDAFVRNPQLSNLLLDDFFRKAMLDNQQSWREVVSRAVLWGVPVPALSAALAFFDGYRSERLPANLLQAQRDYFGAHTYELLGKEGTFVHTNWTGKGGNVSASTYLA, encoded by the exons ATGTCCACCCC TAAAGCCGACATCGCCCTGATCGGTTTGGCCGTGATGGGACAGAACTTGATCCTGAACATGGACTCGAAAGGATTCGTCGTGTGTGCCTACAATCGAACAGTTGATAAG GTAACCCATTTTCTGGCGAATGAAGCTAAGGGCACCAAGATCATCGGTGCCACCTCGCTGCAGGATATGGTGAACAAGTTGAAGAAACCACGCAAGATCATGCTGCTGGTCAAAG CCGGTAGTGCGGTAGATGATTTTATTAAACAGCTTCTGCCGCTGATCGAACGGGGCGATGTGATCATCGACGGTGGCAACTCGGAGCATCAGGATTCGGCCCGTCGTTACGAGGAGCTGAAAGCGAAGGGCATCCTGTACGTCGGCTCGGGTGTGAGCGGTGGAGAGGAGGGAGCCCGCTACGGTCCGTCACTAATGCCGGGCGGACACCCGGACGCGTGGCCATTGATTAAGGACATTTTCCAG GCCATTTGTGCGAAATCGAACGGTGATCCGTGCTGCGAATGGGTCGGCGAAGGCGGTGCCGGTCACTTCGTCAAGATGGTGCACAATGGCATCGAGTACGGTGATATGCAGCTGATCTGTGAAGCGTACCACCTTATGCTGGCACTGGGCATGACGCAGAAGGAGATGGCGCAGGAGTTTGACGAGTGGAACAAGGGTGTGCTGGACTCGTTCCTCATCGAGATCACGCGCGACATCCTCAACTATCGCGACGACGAAGGATACCTGCTGGAGCGGATCCGCGACACGGCCGGACAGAAGGGTACGGGCAAGTGGACGGCCATTGCCGCCCTACACCACGGCGTTCCAGTGACGTTGATCGGTGAAGCCGTCTTCTCACGGTGCCTGTCGGCCCTGAaggacgagcgcgcgcgcgctagCAAACAGCTGGCCGGTCCCAGCACGAAACCGAGTGTCGCCGACCGGAAGCAGTTCCTTACGCACATTCGAAATGCCCTGTATTGTGCGAAGATTGTCTCGTACGCGCAAGGTTTCATGTTGCTGCGTGAGGCCGCCGATGAGTACAAGTGGAACCTGAACTACGGTGGCATTGCACTGATGTGGCGCGGTGGTTGCATCATTCGCAGTGTGTTTCTGGGCAACATTCGGGACGCTTTCGTACGCAACCCGCAGCTGTCgaacctgctgctggacgATTTCTTCCGCAAGGCCATGCTGGACAATCAGCAGTCGTGGCGCGAGGTCGTCAGTCGGGCCGTGCTGTGGggcgttccggtgccggccctATCGGCGGCCCTGGCGTTCTTCGACGGTTACCGATCGGAGCGATTGCCAGCTAATTTGCTGCAGGCGCAGCGTGACTACTTCGGGGCGCACACTTACGAGCTGCTTGGCAAGGAAGGAACCTTCGTTCACACCAACTGGACCGGCAAGGGAGGCAACGTGTCCGCCAGTACCTACTTGGCCTAA
- the LOC131210745 gene encoding LYR motif-containing protein 4: MATAGHRMKVLSLYKQLLRESQKFDSYNYRMYAFRRIRDAFRENKALADGAKIENELSYGRKNLEIIKRQTVIGHMFQAPDKLVIEK, from the exons ATGGCCACGGCAGGACACAGGATGAAGGTGCTATCGCTCTACAAACAGCTGCTGCGTGAGTCACAGAAGTTTGATTCGTACAACTATCG TATGTACGCTTTCCGCCGCATTCGTGACGCATTTCGGGAGAACAAAGCACTGGCCGATGGTGCCAAGATCGAGAACGAACTATCGTATGGACGCAAGAACTTAGAAATCATCAAGCGACAG ACCGTCATCGGGCACATGTTCCAAGCACCCGACAAACTGGTAATAGAGAAGTGA
- the LOC131209534 gene encoding D-2-hydroxyglutarate dehydrogenase, mitochondrial: protein MIFRRVLQRCVPLGLHRTPVWRTLASASREIPALTRDRYPVQRGSFAELNDNDVAVFRNILGGSSSRVLTEAAEVEGYNIDYLRSVRGCGRVVLKPRNTAEVGELMRYCNDRRLAVCPQGGNTGLVGGSVPVFDEVVISLQLMDTIEKIDEYSGIVVCQAGCVLASLEEQVGARGLVMPLDLGAKGSCHIGGNVSTNAGGLRLVRYGNLHGSVLGVEAVTAEGRVLDLMSNFKKDNTGYHLKHLFIGSEGTLGIITRLAIFCPTASRSVNIAFIGLRSYDAVRQTFLAAKRGLGEILSSCEMIDAPSLDSCTRFFNLQSPIEKYPFYMLIETSGSDAGHDEEKLTRFLEQSMEGGLVEDGTVTNEPTKMKHIWKLREMIADSLLADGYCFKYDISLPLDQFYDIVLAVRERVGKLAINVTGYGHIGDSNLHLNVSCERFTPEIYALLEPFIYEYTSKLRGSVSAEHGIGFLKRKYLHYSKQAEPLRLMHQMKQMLDPNGILNPYKVLPPDTPQ, encoded by the exons ATGATTTTTCGTCGTGTCCTGCAACGATGTGTCCCTCTCGGTTTGCATCGGACTCCGGTGTGGCGGACACTTGCCTCGGCCAGCCGTGAAATTCCAGCCCTGACCCGCGACCGTTACCCCGTCCAGCGAGGATCGTTCGCCGAGCTGAACGACAACGATGTGGCCGTGTTCCGGAATATCCTCGGAGGGTCGTCGAGCCGCGTCCTGACCGAGGCCGCGGAAGTCGAGGGCTACAATATCGACTATCTGAGGAGTGTGCGTGGTTGTGGTCGGGTCGTTTTGAAGCCTCGCAATACGGCCGAAGTCGGGGAGCTGATGCGTTACTGTAACGATCGGCGGCTGGCCGTGTGTCCGCAG GGAGGTAATACTGGACTGGTCGGGGGCTCGGTGCCCGTGTTCGACGAAGTGGTCATATCGCTGCAACTGATGGACACGATCGAGAAGATCGACGAATACTCCGGCATTGTGGTGTGTCAGGCCGGGTGTGTGCTTGCGTCGCTCGAGGAACAGGTCGGCGCCCGTGGACTGGTCATGCCGCTCGATCTGGGCGCCAAGGGATCGTGCCATATCGGAGGCAACGTGTCGACGAACGCCGGAGGGCTCCGGCTCGTCCGGTACGGCAATTTGCACGGTTCCGTGCTCGGTGTTGAAGCG GTGACGGCCGAAGGACGCGTTCTGGATCTAATGTCGAACTTCAAGAAAGATAACACGGGCTACCATCTGAAGCACTTGTTCATCGGCTCCGAAGGAACGCTGGGCATAATTACGCGGCTGGCCATCTTCTGCCCAACGGCCTCACGTTCCGTAAACATAGCCTTCATCGGTTTGCGTAGCTACGACGCGGTTAGACAGACCTTTCTCGCGGCCAAACGGGGCCTGGGTGAAATACTGTCCTCCTGCGAAATGATCGACGCTCCGTCGTTGGACAGTTGCACCAGATTCTTTAACTTACA ATCACCGATCGAAAAGTATCCCTTTTACATGTTGATCGAAACGTCCGGTAGCGATGCCGGACACGACGAGGAAAAGTTGACCCGTTTCCTGGAGCAGTCGATGGAAGGTGGCCTGGTCGAGGACGGAACCGTTACGAACGAGCCGACCAAAATGAAG CACATCTGGAAGCTACGGGAGATGATTGCGGACAGTCTGCTGGCCGATGGCTATTGCTTCAAGTACGACATTTCGCTTCCCCTGGACCAGTTCTACGATATTGTGCTGGCAGTGCGAGAGCGGGTCGGCAAGTTGGCCATCAACGTAACCGGATACGGTCACATAGGAGACTCAAATCTGCACCTGAACGTGTCCTGCGAGCGTTTCACGCCCGAAATCTATGCACTGCTCGAGCCATTCATTTACGAATATACCTCGAAACTCCGGGGCAGTGTAAGTGCCGAGCATGGGATTGGATTCCTGAAGCGGAAGTACCTGCATTACTCGAAACAGGCGGAACCATTGCGCCTGATGCATCAAATGAAGCAGATGCTCGATCCGAACGGTATACTCAACCCGTACAAGGTGCTACCGCCGGACACGCCACAGTAG